CCGCGCAAGTGGAAGAAACTGGCCGCCCGAATCACTCGCGCCGATGGTACGCCGACCGTTGTTGCCCTGGAAGATATGCGCCAGGCGATTAACGTAAAGCCCGCCGACGATTTTGAAGTGGTCGGCGAATCCGCTAACGATCTGTTGTAGCACGTCCGTAACTTTAGCAATCACCAAACCGCGGGTAGAAAATCGCCCGCAACTTTACAGAAAAGGAAACACGAAATGAAACTCTTTATCGAAGGCGCCCGCCTCTCGTTTGCCCACCAACTGTTCAATGCCGAAGCAATGGAAGAAGGGCAAACCAAAAAGTTCGGCGCCGACTTCATTCTGGAAGAAACAACAAAGGTCTACAAAGTCACATCGGTCGACGGTAAGAACGTCCGCACGCCGATTACGGCCGCCGCCGCAATGATCGAGGTTGCGAACGAAACCTGGAAGGGCAAGGGCAAGGAAATGCTCGCCGCCCTTGAGTCCTCAAAGAAGTGCCTCCGCAACGGTGATGCGCGCCTTTCCAGTTCCGGCGAGGTTTATGTCGGGTATGAGGGCAAACTTTACTTCTCCGCAAAGAACGCCACGCGCCCGACGATTCTTGACAAGGACAAGACCCCGCTTACCGAGGCCGATGGTAAGCCCTATTCCGGTTGTTACGTCAATGCGTCAATCGAAATCTACGGCATGTCCGATATGAAGAAAAAGGGCGTGCACGCTTCCCTCAAGGGTGTCCAGTTCCACTCTGACGGCGAATCGTTTGGTGGCGGTGGCGTGGCATCCCCCGACGAGTTTGACGACCTGGGCGACACCGGCGGCGGTGCGGCTTCAAGCACGTCTGACAACGATCTGTTCTAAAGGGGCGCCGCCATGAAATCCTCACCTTTCTACCGTTCGCGTGCGCCCATGGCGGCCCTCGCCGCGGCGCTCTCCGGTTCGGCTGAGTACATTCAAGCACTCAACGCGGCGCAAGGGTATCGCTCCCGCGGCAAGGGACTTGGGC
This window of the Acidobacteriota bacterium genome carries:
- a CDS encoding DUF2815 family protein, producing the protein MKLFIEGARLSFAHQLFNAEAMEEGQTKKFGADFILEETTKVYKVTSVDGKNVRTPITAAAAMIEVANETWKGKGKEMLAALESSKKCLRNGDARLSSSGEVYVGYEGKLYFSAKNATRPTILDKDKTPLTEADGKPYSGCYVNASIEIYGMSDMKKKGVHASLKGVQFHSDGESFGGGGVASPDEFDDLGDTGGGAASSTSDNDLF